One segment of Nostoc piscinale CENA21 DNA contains the following:
- the crtR gene encoding beta-carotene hydroxylase — protein MLALEAEPKVLKIPPKEFLEPPGNFSPTMLIFLSAVTMLVLSNFGYWLWEWPHWLCFCVNTLALHGSGTVIHDACHQSAHRNRIINAMLGHGSALILAFAFPVFTRVHLQHHGNVNHPQDDPDHYVSTGGPLWLIAVRFLYHEVFFFKRQLWRKYELLEWFISRLIVVSIVYISVQYGFLGYILNFWFIPAFIVGIALGLFFDYLPHRPFVERDRWKNARVYPNPILNLLIMGQNYHLVHHLWPSIPWYNYQPAYYVMKPLLDAKGCYQTSGLLQKKDFFEFVYDIFLGIRFHHHKPTDN, from the coding sequence ATGCTCGCGCTGGAGGCAGAACCAAAAGTATTGAAAATCCCGCCCAAGGAATTTTTAGAGCCTCCCGGTAATTTCAGCCCGACAATGTTAATTTTTTTGTCTGCTGTGACGATGCTGGTGCTATCCAATTTTGGCTACTGGTTGTGGGAATGGCCACACTGGTTATGCTTTTGTGTTAACACTTTAGCTTTGCATGGCTCTGGGACAGTAATTCATGATGCTTGTCACCAGTCTGCACATCGTAACCGGATAATTAACGCGATGCTAGGTCATGGTAGTGCTTTAATATTGGCTTTTGCGTTTCCTGTGTTTACGCGCGTACATTTGCAACATCATGGTAATGTTAATCATCCCCAAGATGACCCAGATCATTATGTCTCTACAGGGGGGCCTTTGTGGTTGATTGCAGTGCGGTTTTTATACCATGAGGTGTTTTTCTTTAAAAGACAACTATGGCGAAAATATGAATTGTTAGAGTGGTTTATTAGCCGCTTGATTGTTGTCAGTATTGTATATATTTCCGTTCAGTATGGATTTTTAGGTTATATTCTCAATTTTTGGTTTATTCCCGCTTTTATAGTTGGGATAGCATTAGGATTATTTTTTGATTATCTGCCACATCGGCCATTTGTAGAGCGCGATCGCTGGAAAAATGCCCGTGTCTATCCTAATCCCATTCTCAATCTCTTGATTATGGGACAAAATTATCACCTAGTTCATCATCTTTGGCCTTCAATTCCCTGGTACAATTATCAACCAGCGTATTATGTGATGAAGCCACTTTTAGATGCAAAAGGCTGTTATCAAACTTCGGGATTATTACAAAAGAAAGATTTTTTTGAATTTGTTTACGACATTTTTTTAGGAATTCGGTTTCATCATCATAAGCCAACTGATAACTAA
- a CDS encoding serine/threonine-protein kinase produces MLIKLLSERYQVVQVLSQGTFCKTYMAEDTYLPHRPTCVIKHFLPSSELSIPVEIRRRLFNRETQALQKLGDYDLVPHLLTYFEDDQEFYLVQQFIAGHTLSTELQPGYCWTQSQVIQLLREVLEILHFVHSHGLIHRDVKPSNIIRRTSDNRLVLIDFGAVKPILTQLVKNQKNLVPIEYSTIAIGTPGYMPSEQQRGRPKPNSDIYALGMIAIQALTGVHPTQLPENRKTGEIIWQHLAEVNVEFAAVINRMVRYHFQDRYKSAKEVLEALLPLINNQDATLLSKFPSHNNLSAYQSHAVISSTISAPLLEKPTSIPETSVIPKNSPLVVGLLIGVVSGLILMVVSYWSLQIISPEPNIQNSLPTPGNINR; encoded by the coding sequence ATGTTAATAAAGTTACTAAGTGAACGTTACCAGGTTGTACAAGTTTTAAGTCAAGGAACGTTTTGTAAAACTTACATGGCTGAAGACACGTATCTTCCGCACCGTCCCACCTGCGTTATCAAACATTTTTTACCGAGTAGCGAACTTTCCATTCCTGTAGAAATTCGCCGACGGCTATTTAATCGAGAAACACAAGCACTACAAAAACTTGGTGACTATGATTTAGTTCCCCATTTGTTGACTTATTTTGAAGATGACCAAGAATTCTACTTAGTACAACAATTTATTGCAGGACATACATTAAGTACAGAACTCCAGCCTGGTTACTGTTGGACGCAAAGCCAAGTTATTCAACTTCTGCGTGAGGTTTTAGAAATTCTGCATTTTGTTCACAGTCATGGGTTAATACATCGAGATGTCAAACCCAGTAATATTATCCGCCGAACATCAGATAATCGTTTAGTTTTGATTGATTTTGGGGCAGTGAAACCAATTTTGACGCAATTGGTTAAAAACCAAAAAAATTTAGTTCCGATTGAATATTCTACAATTGCGATCGGTACACCAGGATATATGCCGAGTGAACAACAACGTGGCAGACCAAAACCTAATAGTGATATCTATGCTTTAGGGATGATTGCAATTCAAGCACTCACCGGCGTACATCCCACACAATTACCAGAAAATCGCAAAACAGGTGAAATTATTTGGCAACATTTAGCTGAGGTAAATGTTGAATTCGCGGCGGTAATTAATAGAATGGTGCGTTATCACTTTCAAGACAGATATAAATCCGCCAAGGAAGTATTAGAAGCACTATTACCTCTTATCAATAATCAAGATGCTACCCTACTGTCAAAATTTCCATCTCACAATAATTTATCTGCATATCAATCTCATGCAGTGATAAGTAGTACCATATCAGCACCACTTTTAGAAAAACCAACCAGCATTCCTGAAACTTCTGTTATTCCCAAAAATTCACCTTTAGTGGTTGGCTTACTAATTGGTGTGGTTTCTGGTTTAATTTTGATGGTTGTGAGTTATTGGTCTTTGCAGATAATTTCCCCTGAACCTAATATTCAAAATTCCTTACCCACACCAGGGAATATCAATCGTTAA
- a CDS encoding PstS family phosphate ABC transporter substrate-binding protein gives MSNSNRRAVSLSTDAIQMIRGLIIGEVITIVLIGGLWLWLRPRLFVNNRPDSVSSQNPATVSSLTGSTFANVNDMPIGAFNYGGSTAWASIRQLVDSQIQNTRPEFQLLYVNPTDSSPGSGAGIRMLLSGELDFTQSSRPLTDAEQAEAKKQGVTIEQRQVGMDGVAVVVNPELQVPGLTVAQLQKIYLGEITNWKQVGGKDLPIVPLSQSPDNADTLLFADKPADQQNFGSQVEYVYSTTEALRRIKTTPGSVYYASARGVINQCGVKLLPLGVSSDKFVSLYREPVVEPNQCPRQRNQLNPSVIKNGSYPLTSPLFVMIKQNQGQAQQVGEAYAKLLLTEQGQRAIAQAGFLPVNSQEIAAH, from the coding sequence ATGAGCAACAGTAATAGAAGAGCTGTTTCACTCAGCACAGATGCTATCCAAATGATCAGGGGTCTAATCATTGGTGAAGTCATTACAATTGTACTCATTGGTGGGCTTTGGTTGTGGCTAAGACCACGCTTATTTGTTAATAATCGTCCAGATTCTGTCTCTAGTCAGAATCCCGCCACTGTCAGTAGTCTTACGGGTTCAACCTTTGCTAATGTGAATGATATGCCAATCGGTGCTTTTAATTACGGTGGCAGTACAGCTTGGGCATCAATTAGACAACTAGTAGATTCACAGATTCAAAATACTCGTCCTGAATTTCAATTGCTCTATGTTAATCCTACAGATAGTAGTCCTGGTTCGGGCGCAGGAATTAGGATGTTGCTGTCTGGAGAGTTAGACTTTACTCAATCATCCCGTCCCCTAACAGATGCAGAACAAGCGGAGGCGAAAAAACAAGGTGTCACAATTGAACAACGTCAAGTGGGAATGGATGGAGTGGCTGTAGTAGTTAACCCAGAATTACAAGTACCTGGTTTAACAGTTGCACAGTTACAAAAAATTTATCTGGGAGAGATTACTAACTGGAAGCAAGTAGGCGGAAAAGATTTGCCAATTGTACCGTTGTCTCAATCACCTGACAATGCCGACACGCTTTTATTTGCTGATAAGCCAGCAGATCAGCAAAATTTCGGCTCGCAGGTAGAGTATGTTTACTCAACGACAGAAGCATTACGCCGCATTAAAACAACTCCTGGTAGTGTGTATTATGCCTCGGCTAGAGGGGTAATCAATCAATGTGGCGTGAAGCTACTACCTTTGGGGGTAAGTTCCGACAAGTTTGTGTCTCTTTACCGTGAACCAGTTGTAGAGCCAAATCAATGTCCTCGACAACGCAATCAACTAAATCCATCTGTCATCAAAAACGGTAGTTATCCACTAACTTCGCCATTATTTGTGATGATTAAACAAAACCAAGGTCAAGCACAACAAGTTGGGGAAGCATACGCCAAACTATTGCTGACTGAACAAGGACAAAGAGCGATCGCCCAAGCTGGCTTTTTACCTGTTAATAGCCAAGAAATAGCTGCTCATTAA
- a CDS encoding HAMP domain-containing protein has translation MQKRFSCRLKKLRSQIIITSLVLSVLLAAVLAFYTSRAIAQPIQNLTQTVQHSIQTSDFDVQVPVTAGDEVGVLATSFNQLIQAIKQLLAEQQKANQYLENQVAQRTQELQANNQHLQKTLEELHRTQSQMVQNEKMSALGQMVAGVAHEINNPVSFIYGNLSYIQQYTQDLVKLIRSYQKCYPNPPQALKAEVDELELEFLHKDLQKNCQFNGNWC, from the coding sequence ATGCAGAAGAGATTCTCTTGTCGGCTCAAAAAATTGCGATCGCAAATTATTATTACTAGCTTAGTCTTATCTGTGCTGCTGGCTGCGGTTTTAGCATTTTACACCAGTCGGGCGATCGCACAACCAATTCAAAACCTCACCCAAACAGTGCAGCATTCCATCCAAACATCTGATTTTGATGTACAAGTACCAGTGACGGCGGGAGATGAAGTAGGTGTTTTGGCGACTTCGTTTAATCAGCTAATTCAAGCTATCAAACAACTTTTAGCCGAACAACAAAAAGCCAATCAATATTTAGAAAATCAAGTTGCTCAACGTACTCAAGAGTTACAAGCAAATAATCAACATCTCCAAAAAACTCTAGAAGAACTGCATCGGACTCAATCTCAAATGGTGCAGAATGAAAAAATGTCTGCTTTAGGACAAATGGTGGCAGGTGTAGCTCACGAAATCAACAATCCAGTGAGCTTTATTTATGGCAATCTCAGTTATATTCAGCAATACACTCAAGACTTAGTAAAATTAATTCGTTCTTATCAAAAATGTTACCCTAATCCACCACAAGCCTTAAAAGCAGAAGTTGATGAACTAGAATTAGAATTTTTACATAAAGATTTACAAAAAAATTGTCAATTCAATGGAAATTGGTGCTAA
- a CDS encoding sensor histidine kinase: protein MEIGANRIREIVKSLRNFSRLDEAEFKAVNMHEGIDSTLMILQHRLKDQPKHPQIQVIKEYTMLPLVECYAGQINQVFLSILTNAIDALEETHQKSPKQPLTILIQTQRKSETDILITIADNGTGIPESVKSKLFDPFFTTKPVGKGTGLGLSISYEIITEKHQGKLWCESSLGKGTKFFIQIPIQQDLPSEGKIKEARGRKESP from the coding sequence ATGGAAATTGGTGCTAATCGTATCCGAGAAATTGTCAAATCTTTGCGAAATTTTTCGCGCTTGGATGAAGCAGAATTCAAAGCGGTAAATATGCACGAAGGTATTGATAGCACTTTAATGATTTTGCAACATCGTCTCAAAGACCAGCCTAAGCATCCGCAAATTCAGGTCATTAAAGAATATACTATGTTACCGTTAGTTGAGTGCTATGCCGGACAAATCAACCAAGTATTTTTGAGTATATTGACAAATGCGATTGATGCTTTAGAGGAAACCCATCAAAAAAGCCCAAAGCAACCTCTCACTATCTTGATTCAAACTCAAAGAAAATCGGAAACTGATATTTTAATTACCATTGCAGATAATGGTACAGGTATTCCAGAATCAGTAAAATCAAAGTTATTTGACCCTTTTTTTACAACTAAACCTGTTGGTAAAGGTACAGGATTAGGCTTATCAATTAGTTATGAAATTATTACCGAAAAACATCAAGGAAAGCTTTGGTGTGAATCCAGTCTAGGAAAAGGTACTAAATTTTTTATTCAAATTCCCATTCAGCAAGATTTGCCCTCAGAAGGCAAAATTAAGGAGGCAAGAGGCAGAAAGGAATCCCCGTAA